The Acanthochromis polyacanthus isolate Apoly-LR-REF ecotype Palm Island chromosome 17, KAUST_Apoly_ChrSc, whole genome shotgun sequence genome has a window encoding:
- the ppme1 gene encoding protein phosphatase methylesterase 1: MEKQLHLNLLASRPPMAGGFQSSSKMKMGPGRKRDFSPLPWSQYFETMEDVEVENENGKDIFRLYCSGSHGPVLLLLHGGGHSALSWAVFTAVIYNRINCRVVAMDLRAHGDTKVKNPEDLSADTMAKDIGKVVEALYGENPPPIMIIGHSMGGAIAVHTAAANHIPSLLGLCVIDVVEGTAMDALNSMQNFLRSRPKTFKSLENAIEWSVKSGQIRNIESARVSMGGQVKKCEESTSSPGVSNSIGEGIIEEEEDEEAEEESNKKRMKEDDQEIKKESIFTWRVELSKTEKYWEGWFRGLSALFLTCSVPKLLLLAGVDRLDKDLTIGQMQGKFQMQVLPQCGHAVHEDAPEKVADALATFMVRHKFTEFKEGYLC, encoded by the exons ATGGAGAAACAGCTGCATTTGAATCTGTTAGCCTCCAGACCTCCTATGGCAGGTGGTTTTCAGTCCAGCTCCAAAATGAAAATGGG acctGGACGGAAGAGAGATTTCTCCCCCTTGCCCTGGAGTCAGTACTTTGAAACCATGGAAGATGTTGAGGTGGAAAATGAAAATGGCAAAGAT attttcagactttactGCAGTGGCTCCCATGgtcctgtgctgctgctgctccatggAGGCGGCCACTCTGCGCTTTCCTGGGCAGTGTTTACT GCCGTCATATACAACAGGATCAACTGCAGGGTGGTGGCTATGGACCTTCGAGCTCATG GCGACACCAAAGTGAAAAATCCTGAAGATCTGTCTGCAGACACGATGGCGAA ggACATTGGCAAAGTGGTGGAGGCCCTCTATGGAGAGAACCCACCTCCTATCATGATTATTGGGCACAGCATGGGTGGCGCTATTGCAGTTCACACAGCCGCTGCTAATCACATACCATCCCTGCTCGGCCTGTGTGTCATTGACGTCGTAGAAG GCACAGCAATGGATGCTTTGAACAGTATGCAGAATTTCCTCAGAAGTCGGCCAAAAACGTTTAAATCTCTGGAGAATGCCATTGAGTGGAG TGTGAAAAGCGGCCAGATCCGAAACATAGAGTCAGCTCGGGTGTCAATGGGAGGCCAGGTGAAAAA ATGTGAGGAATCCACCAGCAGCCCAGGCGTCTCTAATAGCATTGGTGAAGGAATTatagaagaagaggaggatgaagaagcagaagaagagtcCAATAAGAAAAGAATGAAGGAGGATGACCAAGAG ATAAAAAAGGAAAGCATCTTCACCTGGCGGGTGGAGCtgtcaaagacagaaaaatattggGAGGGCTGGTTCAGAGGATTGTCTGCCCTGTTTCTCACCTGCTCTGTGCCAAAACTGCTTCTGCTCGCAG GAGTGGACCGGCTTGACAAAGACCTTACTATTGGACAGATGCAAG GGAAGTTTCAGATGCAGGTTCTCCCTCAGTGTGGTCATGCTGTTCACGAGGACGCACCCGAGAAA GTAGCAGATGCTCTAGCAACATTTATGGTTCGGCACAAATTCACTGAGTTTAAGGAAGGATACCTGTG CTAA
- the ucp2 gene encoding LOW QUALITY PROTEIN: mitochondrial uncoupling protein 2 (The sequence of the model RefSeq protein was modified relative to this genomic sequence to represent the inferred CDS: substituted 2 bases at 2 genomic stop codons), whose product MVGFAPVDVPPSAAVKFVGAGTAACIADLLTFPLDTAKVGRKSSIQGEARASAATGTGPVVKYRGVFGTITTMVRTEGPRSLYSGLVAGLQRXMSFASVRIGLYDSVKQFYTKGSDHVGIGSRRLAGCTTGAMAVAFAQPTDVVKVRFQAQAMSGGHARRYCSTIDAYRTIAKEEGVXGLWNGTAPNIARNAIVNCTKLVTYDFIKDMLLKSTTLTGNLPCHFVSAFGAGLCTTVIASPVDVVKTRYMNSALGQYSSVLKCAAAMMTQEGPLAFYKGFMPSVLRLGSWNVVMFVPYEQLKRAMMAANPSCTAV is encoded by the exons ATGGTtggatttgcacctgtagatgTGCCTCCTTCAGCTGCTGTAAAGTTTGTGGGAGCAGGAACTGCAGCCTGCATCGCTGACCTCCTCACCTTTCCTCTGGACACTGCCAAAGTAGGTAGAAAAAGCTCA ATCCAAGGAGAGGCCAGAGCCTCAGCAGCTACAGGTACAGGCCCTGTGGTGAAGTATCGTGGAGTGTTTGGCACCATCACTACCATGGTGCGTACAGAGGGACCTCGGAGTCTTTACAGTGGTCTGGTGGCAGGACTCCAGAGGTAGATGAGCTTCGCCTCTGTCAGGATTGGTCTCTATGACTCTGTTAAACAGTTCTACACTAAAGGCTCTGATC ATGTTGGCATCGGGAGTCGACGGCTTGCAGGATGCACCACAGGTGCCATGGCGGTTGCTTTTGCTCAGCCCACAGATGTGGTGAAAGTCCGCTTCCAGGCTCAGGCCATGTCTGGTGGGCATGCTAGACGCTACTGCAGCACCATTGATGCTTACAGGACCATTGCTAAGGAGGAGGGTGTTTGAGGACTGTGGAACG GCACTGCTCCAAACATTGCACGTAATGCTATTGTTAACTGCACAAAGCTGGTGACCTATGACTTCATCAAGGATATGCTTCTTAAATCCACAACCCTGACAGGTA ACCTGCCCTGCCACTTTGTGTCGGCCTTCGGTGCAGGGCTGTGCACCACAGTCATCGCCTCCCCCGTGGATGTGGTCAAGACAAGATATATGAACTCTGCTCTTGGCCAGTACAGCAGCGTCCTCAAGTGTGCTGCTGCTATGATGACCCAGGAGGGACCACTTGCCTTTTATAAGGG GTTCATGCCATCTGTTTTACGCCTGGGCTCCTGGAACGTGGTGATGTTTGTCCCATATGAGCAGCTGAAACGAGCCATGATGGCAGCAAATCCCAGCTGCACAGCTGTATAA
- the LOC110962540 gene encoding mitochondrial uncoupling protein 2-like produces MVVMKSKDMVPSAAVKFFGAGTAACIADLITFPLDTAKVRLQIQGESQKAEGVGAVKYRGVFGTITTMVRTEGPRSLYNGLVAGLQRQMSFASVRIGLYDSMKQFYTRGTESAGIVTRLMAGCTTGAMAVACAQPTDVVKVRFQAQVRLADGGRRYNSTLEAYKTIARDEGVRGLWKGTCPNITRNAIVNCAELVTYDTIKELILKYDLMTDNLPCHFTAAFGAGFCTTVVASPVDVVKTRFMNSGAGQYSSAVSCALTMLKNEGPAAFYKGFMPSFLRLGSWNIVMFVTYEQIKRGMTRAQQYWESPF; encoded by the exons ATGGTTGTCATGAAATCCAAAGACATGGTGCCCTCTGCGGCAGTCAAGTTCTTCGGAGCAGGCACCGCCGCCTGCATTGCTGACCTCATCACCTTTCCACTAGATACTGCCAAAGTCAGACTACAG ATTCAAGGAGAGTCTCAGAAAGCTGAAGGGGTTGGTGCAGTGAAGTATCGAGGAGTGTTTGGCACCATCACCACCATGGTGCGTACAGAGGGGCCCAGGAGTCTCTACAACGGCCTGGTGGCAGGACTACAGAGGCAGATGAGCTTCGCCTCCGTCCGAATCGGCCTTTATGATTCCATGAAGCAATTCTACACTCGAGGAACTGAGA GTGCTGGGATTGTGACCCGGCTCATGGCGGGCTGCACCACTGGGGCCATGGCTGTGGCTTGTGCGCAACCAACAGACGTGGTGAAGGTGCGTTTCCAAGCCCAGGTACGACTGGCTGACGGTGGGAGGAGATACAACAGCACTCTGGAAGCCTACAAGACGATCGCCAGAGATGAGGGCGTGCGGGGCCTTTGGAAAG GTACATGTCCAAACATCACCCGTAACGCCATTGTGAACTGTGCAGAGCTGGTGACCTACGACACGATCAAAGAACTCATCCTGAAGTACGATCTAATGACAG ACAACCTGCCGTGTCATTTCACAGCTGCCTTCGGTGCAGGTTTCTGTACAACAGTGGTGGCGTCTCCAGTGGACGTGGTGAAAACGCGGTTCATGAACTCAGGAGCTGGTCAGTACAGCAGCGCAGTCAGCTGTGCTCTCACAATGCTGAAGAATGAAGGACCTGCAGCCTTCTACAAAGG GTTCATGCCTTCGTTCCTGCGACTGGGCTCCTGGAACATTGTGATGTTTGTGACTTATGAACAAATTAAAAGAGGCATGACCAGAGCACAGCAGTACTGGGAGTCACCATTTTGA
- the LOC110969412 gene encoding odorant receptor 131-2-like → MLINEQSDAFVFVLSSQTLNEAEVMNDSTEAPQVLSLHTSVKAVLSTLLCLFFLYVNGVMVFALLKKPLLLQSPRYVLFGHLLVTESLQLVASMLLYIFAVTRVRMASYVCITFVLLASSTVKLSPLSLALMSLERYVAICFPLRHASIVTSRTMTIAIAVIWTVASLDSFMLLILFVSLENTSFTLQKLCIKSSVFRLQIYVTLNRTFTIMYFALVSLIIIYTYVAVIITAKSASTNASNANKAHKTVLLHLLQFCLCLTSTLFEMINTSSLLKIKRAVAVHIQYVFFLCLIILPKSLSPLLYGLRDRTFRHVFIYYFTFGFKSTVFPSLNS, encoded by the coding sequence ATGTTGATTAACGAGCAATCtgatgcatttgtgtttgttttgtcttcacagACACTGAATGAAGCTGAAGTCATGAATGACTCCACAGAAGCGCCTCAGGTCTTATCACTTCATACTAGTGTCAAAGCTGTGCTGTCTACACTGCTGTGCCTGTTCTTCCTGTACGTAAACGGTGTCATGGTGTTTGCTCTGCTGAAAAAGCCTCTCCTGCTGCAGTCGCCTCGATACGTCCTGTTTGGTCACCTGCTTGTTACTGAGTCTCTGCAGCTCGTAGCCTCTATGCTGCTGTACATCTTTGCTGTGACTAGGGTCAGAATGGCCAGCTATGTTTGCATTACTTTCGTACTACTCGCAAGCAGCACTGTGAAGTTGTCTCCCCTCAGTCTCGCTCTCATGTCTTTGGAGAGATATGTTGCCATTTGTTTTCCACTGAGGCATGCTAGCATAGTCACGTCCAGGACGATGACTATTGCCATCGCTGTTATATGGACAGTGGCCTCTTTAGACTCCTTCATGCTGCTCATTCTGTTTGTTAGTCTCGAGAACACAAGCTTCACTTTGCAAAAGCTCTGCATCAAAAGCAGTGTGTTCCGACTACAGATTTATGTAACATTAAACAGGACTTTCACCATAATGTATTTTGCACTGGTGAGCTTGATTATCATTTATACATACGTTGCAGTCATCATTACTGCAAAGTCAGCCTCTACTAATGCGAGTAACGCCAATAAGGCACATAAGACAGTGCTCCTGCACCTGCTGCAGTTTTGCTTGTGTCTTACCTCCACTCTGTTTGAGATGATAAACACCAGCAGCCTATTGAAAATTAAGCGTGCAGTTGCTGTGCACATTCAGTATGTCTTCTTTTTATGCCTAATTATTCTCCCGAAGAGTTTGAGCCCATTGCTGTACGGCCTCAGAGATCGAACCTTCAGACATGTCTTTATATACTATTTCACCTTTGGCTTCAAAAGCACAGTTTTTCCATCTCTTAATTCttga